The Chryseobacterium indicum genome includes a window with the following:
- the trmB gene encoding tRNA (guanosine(46)-N7)-methyltransferase TrmB, translating into MGKNKLARFAENKILPNVIQPTREDALNGFDLKGKWRTDFFKNDNPIVLELGCGKGEYSVGLAKTFPEKNFIGVDIKGARFWFGAKEAVDNGMKNVAFLRTQIELVDYFFAENEVDEIWITFPDPQIKYKRTKHRLTHPDFLDRYKKFLKPGGIVHLKTDSEFLHGYTLGFLQGAGYEIITAHHDIYGALEYDPNTPHLRDIKTYYEELFSAKGKTITYIKFRIN; encoded by the coding sequence ATGGGTAAAAATAAATTAGCAAGATTCGCAGAAAACAAAATATTACCAAACGTTATTCAGCCAACAAGAGAAGATGCTTTAAACGGGTTCGATCTTAAAGGAAAATGGAGAACAGATTTCTTTAAAAACGACAATCCTATCGTTTTGGAGTTAGGTTGTGGAAAAGGTGAATATTCGGTAGGTCTTGCAAAAACATTTCCGGAGAAAAATTTTATCGGAGTTGATATTAAAGGGGCAAGATTTTGGTTCGGCGCTAAAGAAGCCGTAGATAACGGCATGAAGAATGTAGCATTCTTAAGAACACAAATTGAGCTTGTAGACTATTTTTTTGCAGAAAATGAGGTTGATGAAATCTGGATTACTTTCCCTGATCCGCAGATTAAGTACAAAAGAACCAAACATAGGTTAACTCACCCCGATTTTTTAGACAGATATAAAAAGTTTCTGAAACCCGGCGGCATTGTTCATCTGAAAACAGATTCGGAATTTCTTCACGGATATACTTTAGGATTTTTGCAGGGAGCAGGTTATGAAATCATTACTGCTCATCACGATATATACGGAGCCTTGGAATATGATCCGAATACTCCGCATTTAAGAGATATAAAAACCTATTATGAGGAACTTTTCTCAGCAAAAGGAAAAACAATAACATATATTAAATTCAGGATTAATTAA
- a CDS encoding methylmalonyl-CoA mutase family protein translates to METQKYTPKNKVRIVTAASLFDGHDAAINIMRRVIQGTGCEVIHLGHDKSAEEVVNTAIQEDANAIALTSYQGGHNEYFKYIYDLLREKNSPQIKIFGGGGGVILPEEIEDIMSYGIDRIYSPDDGRELGLQGMIDDLVQKSDFATGKDVDVKDLDSISFENSTSIAKIISAVENFSEEKPELVKAIDEKSKDLHIPIIGITGTGGAGKSSLTDELVRRFLRSNTDKKIAIISIDPSKKKTGGALLGDRIRMNAINDPRVYMRSMATRENNVSVSPFIHSALNVLKLAHPDVIILETSGIGQSGSEVSDFADVSMYVMTPEYGASTQLEKIDMLDYADLVALNKSDKRGALDALQAVRKQFQRNHLLWEQPLDEMPVYATKASQFNDHGTTELYNRLVSKVNDKFADLNLKTFVEQEVTDEVTIIPPKRVRYLSEIVENNRQYDANVEKQAELARKMYHIEGVKNFLSNETLDAEYQKAEKELQQENIDFLKTWDDTKEAFKAEFYSYFVRGKEIKVETSTESLSHLRIPKIALPKYNDWGDLIKWKGQENLPGSFPYTAGIYPFKRTGEDPTRMFAGEGGPERTNRRFHYVSAEMPAKRLSTAFDSVTLYGQDPALPPDIYGKIGNAGVSIATLDDAKKLYSGFDLVNALTSVSMTINGPAPMLLAFFMNAAIDQNVEKYIIEHKLEAKVEEVLKAKFDDKGLARPKYNGELPPSNNGLGLKLLGITGDEVIPADVYAEIKAKTIATVRGTVQADILKEDQAQNTCIFSTEFALRLMGDVQEYFIKEKVRNFYSVSISGYHIAEAGANPVSQLAFTLANGFTYVEYYLSRGMDINDFAPNLSFFFSNGIDPEYSVIGRVARRIWAKAMKLKYGADERSQMLKYHIQTSGRSLHAQEIDFNDIRTTLQALYAIYDNCNSLHTNAYDEAITTPTEQSVRRAMAIQLIINKELGLAKNENPLQGSFIIEELTDLVEEAVYAEFDRITERGGVLGAMETMYQRSKIQEESMHYEWLKHTGEYPIIGVNTFLGKDGSPTVRPGEVIRSTEEEKQFQIEMLHNFQKSNEDKSEAALKTLQHAAINQQNLFEVMMDAVKYCSLGQITNALFEVGGKYRRNM, encoded by the coding sequence ATGGAAACCCAAAAATATACTCCAAAAAATAAAGTCAGAATCGTGACGGCAGCGTCGCTATTTGACGGTCATGATGCTGCCATTAATATTATGCGCCGTGTCATTCAGGGAACAGGATGCGAAGTTATCCACCTTGGACACGACAAATCGGCAGAAGAAGTTGTAAACACAGCCATTCAGGAAGATGCAAACGCTATTGCCTTAACTTCTTATCAGGGCGGTCACAACGAATATTTCAAATACATCTACGATCTTTTAAGAGAAAAAAATTCGCCACAGATCAAAATTTTTGGTGGAGGCGGCGGTGTAATTCTGCCGGAAGAAATCGAAGATATCATGTCTTACGGAATCGACCGAATTTATTCTCCGGATGATGGCCGTGAACTTGGTTTGCAGGGAATGATTGATGATTTGGTTCAAAAATCAGATTTCGCAACAGGAAAAGATGTTGATGTAAAAGATCTGGATTCCATCAGTTTTGAAAATTCTACAAGTATTGCGAAAATCATTTCAGCAGTTGAAAATTTTTCAGAAGAAAAACCTGAGCTGGTAAAAGCAATTGACGAAAAATCAAAAGACTTACATATTCCGATTATCGGGATCACAGGAACCGGAGGAGCCGGAAAATCTTCTTTGACAGACGAATTGGTAAGACGTTTCCTGCGTTCAAACACCGATAAAAAAATTGCGATTATCTCAATTGACCCTTCGAAAAAGAAAACCGGAGGTGCACTTTTGGGTGATAGAATCCGTATGAACGCAATCAATGATCCAAGAGTTTATATGCGTTCGATGGCAACGAGAGAAAACAACGTTTCTGTTTCTCCGTTCATTCATTCTGCATTAAATGTTTTGAAACTGGCTCATCCTGATGTTATTATCCTTGAAACTTCGGGTATCGGACAATCCGGCTCGGAAGTGTCTGATTTTGCAGATGTTTCTATGTATGTAATGACGCCTGAATACGGAGCTTCCACACAGTTGGAAAAAATCGACATGCTGGATTATGCAGATTTGGTAGCTTTAAATAAATCTGATAAAAGAGGTGCTCTTGATGCGCTTCAAGCCGTAAGAAAACAGTTCCAGAGAAACCATTTGCTGTGGGAACAGCCATTGGATGAAATGCCCGTGTATGCCACAAAAGCATCTCAGTTCAACGATCACGGAACAACGGAATTATACAACAGATTAGTTTCTAAAGTCAATGATAAATTTGCTGATTTAAATTTAAAAACATTTGTTGAACAGGAAGTTACCGACGAAGTAACGATTATTCCGCCAAAGAGAGTCCGTTATCTTTCCGAAATTGTTGAAAACAACAGACAATACGATGCGAATGTTGAAAAACAGGCTGAGTTAGCAAGAAAAATGTATCATATTGAAGGCGTTAAAAATTTTCTTTCCAATGAAACTTTAGATGCTGAATATCAGAAAGCTGAAAAAGAACTTCAACAGGAAAACATCGACTTCCTTAAAACATGGGACGATACGAAAGAAGCTTTCAAAGCTGAATTTTATTCCTATTTCGTAAGAGGAAAAGAAATTAAAGTGGAAACCTCAACAGAATCTTTATCTCACCTAAGAATTCCGAAAATTGCATTACCAAAATACAATGACTGGGGTGATCTGATTAAATGGAAAGGTCAGGAAAATCTTCCGGGAAGTTTCCCATACACTGCGGGAATTTATCCTTTCAAAAGAACCGGAGAAGATCCAACGAGAATGTTTGCCGGAGAAGGAGGTCCTGAAAGAACCAACAGAAGATTCCATTACGTTTCGGCAGAAATGCCTGCAAAACGTTTATCTACCGCTTTCGACTCGGTAACTCTTTACGGACAAGACCCAGCTTTACCGCCGGATATTTATGGTAAAATCGGAAATGCGGGCGTTTCTATCGCTACTTTGGATGATGCTAAAAAACTATATTCAGGATTTGATCTGGTGAATGCATTAACTTCGGTTTCAATGACGATTAACGGTCCTGCTCCGATGTTGTTGGCTTTCTTTATGAATGCAGCCATCGATCAGAATGTGGAGAAATACATTATTGAGCATAAGCTTGAGGCAAAAGTTGAGGAAGTTTTAAAAGCAAAATTCGACGATAAAGGTTTAGCAAGACCAAAATACAACGGAGAATTGCCGCCTTCCAATAATGGTTTAGGATTAAAACTATTGGGAATTACTGGAGACGAGGTCATTCCTGCCGATGTGTATGCTGAAATTAAAGCAAAAACCATCGCAACTGTTCGTGGAACCGTTCAGGCAGATATTTTAAAGGAAGATCAGGCTCAGAATACATGTATTTTCTCTACTGAATTTGCTTTGAGATTAATGGGCGACGTTCAGGAATATTTCATCAAAGAAAAAGTAAGAAACTTCTACTCTGTTTCCATTTCAGGATATCACATTGCTGAAGCAGGAGCCAATCCGGTATCTCAGTTAGCATTCACATTGGCAAACGGTTTCACGTATGTGGAATATTATCTGTCAAGAGGAATGGACATCAACGATTTTGCGCCAAATTTATCGTTCTTCTTCTCCAACGGAATCGATCCTGAATATTCAGTAATCGGACGTGTGGCAAGAAGAATCTGGGCAAAAGCAATGAAACTGAAATACGGAGCTGACGAAAGAAGCCAGATGCTGAAATACCACATCCAGACTTCGGGACGTTCGCTTCACGCGCAGGAAATTGACTTCAACGATATCAGAACCACTTTACAGGCGTTGTATGCAATTTATGACAACTGTAATTCATTGCACACCAATGCGTATGACGAGGCAATTACGACTCCAACTGAGCAATCGGTAAGAAGAGCGATGGCAATTCAGTTGATTATCAATAAAGAATTAGGATTGGCGAAAAACGAAAATCCGCTACAAGGTTCATTTATTATCGAAGAATTAACGGATTTGGTAGAAGAAGCTGTTTACGCGGAATTCGACAGAATCACAGAAAGAGGCGGTGTTTTGGGCGCAATGGAAACGATGTACCAACGTTCAAAAATTCAGGAAGAATCAATGCATTACGAATGGCTGAAACACACTGGAGAATATCCGATTATCGGGGTGAATACGTTCTTAGGAAAAGACGGTTCGCCAACAGTTCGTCCGGGAGAAGTCATCCGTTCAACAGAGGAAGAAAAGCAATTCCAGATTGAAATGCTTCATAATTTCCAGAAATCCAATGAAGACAAATCGGAAGCCGCTCTGAAAACCCTGCAACACGCCGCAATCAATCAGCAAAACTTATTCGAAGTGATGATGGATGCTGTGAAATACTGCTCTCTTGGGCAAATTACCAATGCTTTGTTTGAAGTGGGTGGAAAGTACAGAAGAAATATGTAG
- the rpsB gene encoding 30S ribosomal protein S2 — protein sequence MAKANVKDLLEAGVHFGHMTRKWNPNMAPYIFMEKNGIHIVDLHKTAVKLDEACNALEKLTSAGKKVLFVATKKQAKEVVAKHASELNMPYITERWPGGMLTNFVTIRKAVKKMNSIDKMKKDGTFETLSKKERLQVDRQRANLEKNLGSIADMVRLPSAVFVVDIMREHIAVTEAKKLGIPVFGIVDTNSDPRKVDFVIPGNDDASKSIDMILSVVSESIKEGQSQRKADKEKSKEEGEVVSADKDADFDAE from the coding sequence ATGGCAAAAGCAAATGTAAAAGACCTTCTAGAGGCTGGTGTACACTTCGGTCACATGACTAGAAAGTGGAATCCAAATATGGCTCCATACATTTTTATGGAGAAAAATGGTATTCACATTGTAGACTTACATAAAACAGCTGTTAAATTGGATGAAGCTTGTAACGCTTTAGAAAAATTAACTTCTGCAGGTAAAAAAGTTCTTTTCGTAGCTACTAAGAAGCAGGCGAAAGAAGTTGTTGCAAAACACGCTTCTGAACTTAATATGCCTTATATTACAGAAAGATGGCCGGGAGGTATGTTAACAAACTTTGTTACTATCAGAAAGGCTGTTAAAAAAATGAACTCTATCGACAAAATGAAAAAAGATGGAACGTTCGAAACTTTATCTAAAAAAGAAAGATTACAGGTAGACAGACAAAGAGCTAACCTTGAGAAGAACTTAGGTTCTATCGCTGACATGGTGAGACTTCCATCTGCTGTATTCGTAGTAGATATCATGAGAGAACACATCGCGGTAACTGAAGCTAAGAAATTAGGTATTCCGGTTTTCGGTATTGTTGATACCAACTCTGACCCAAGAAAAGTTGATTTCGTTATCCCAGGAAACGATGATGCTTCTAAATCTATCGATATGATTCTTAGCGTAGTTTCTGAATCTATCAAAGAAGGTCAGTCTCAGAGAAAAGCTGATAAAGAAAAATCTAAAGAAGAAGGAGAAGTAGTATCTGCTGATAAAGATGCTGACTTTGATGCTGAATAA
- a CDS encoding tetratricopeptide repeat protein — protein MKKILLLFVFWQSFIFAQKNNELLVLSAVVKDKVIPNAQIIFQKNGETSETVNTDASGKAVIPQQFVDANNEITLIIKKEGYSTLVTKGPFGGLTYALSPVMEDLDGMRIVLSWGKSPSDLDSHLSYPNNHICYYHKEGTNANLDVDDTDSFGPETITIEKRAQNQKYIYAVHDYSDKNRVDNDNLSNISNAKVYVYIGNTLIKSYDVPKYKKGTVWVVFMIDESGNIIDINNFENSASWEGVRSLLSNYRYSSTPSNSITENYRQTALDINKQGENFYHSGRIEQAVNYYQQALEYNPFDGQIYSNLGLAFSKIGRNAEAIWANREAIKFAADNTIKANSYYNIAKIYENSGQFSEALYYYGLAKENKENPVYDKAILRVKSKMR, from the coding sequence ATGAAAAAAATTCTTTTGCTGTTCGTTTTTTGGCAATCCTTTATTTTTGCTCAAAAGAACAATGAGTTATTGGTTTTAAGTGCAGTCGTTAAAGACAAAGTTATTCCCAATGCACAAATTATCTTCCAGAAAAACGGAGAAACTTCAGAAACGGTCAATACGGATGCTTCAGGAAAAGCCGTTATTCCTCAACAGTTTGTTGATGCCAACAATGAGATCACTTTAATCATCAAAAAAGAAGGCTATTCCACACTGGTTACAAAAGGTCCTTTTGGCGGTCTGACGTATGCTTTAAGCCCTGTTATGGAAGATCTGGACGGAATGAGAATTGTTTTAAGCTGGGGAAAATCTCCTTCTGATCTGGATTCGCATCTTTCCTATCCGAACAATCATATTTGCTATTATCACAAAGAAGGAACCAACGCCAATCTTGATGTAGACGATACAGACAGTTTTGGTCCTGAAACTATTACGATTGAAAAAAGAGCTCAAAACCAGAAATATATTTATGCGGTTCATGATTACTCCGATAAAAACAGAGTGGATAATGATAACCTTTCCAATATAAGCAATGCAAAAGTTTATGTTTATATAGGAAATACCCTCATTAAAAGTTATGATGTGCCAAAATATAAAAAAGGGACAGTTTGGGTTGTTTTTATGATTGATGAATCCGGAAACATTATTGATATCAATAATTTTGAAAATTCTGCTTCATGGGAAGGCGTGAGAAGCTTATTAAGCAACTACCGGTATTCTTCAACACCAAGTAATTCTATCACCGAAAACTACAGACAGACAGCGCTCGACATCAATAAACAGGGCGAAAATTTTTATCATTCCGGCAGAATAGAACAGGCGGTTAATTATTATCAACAAGCGTTGGAATATAATCCTTTCGACGGGCAGATCTACAGTAATCTCGGACTTGCGTTCAGCAAAATCGGAAGAAACGCAGAAGCGATCTGGGCAAATCGTGAAGCCATTAAATTCGCAGCCGACAATACGATTAAAGCAAATTCTTATTATAATATTGCGAAAATTTACGAAAACAGCGGACAATTTTCTGAAGCCCTTTATTATTATGGTTTAGCGAAAGAGAATAAGGAAAATCCGGTCTACGATAAAGCTATTCTGAGAGTAAAATCAAAAATGAGATAA
- a CDS encoding bacteriocin-like protein, whose protein sequence is MKNLKKVSRKELRTIKGGYRKCSDGCNEETEICCAGVCRIGVDNPNFPGMLVCP, encoded by the coding sequence ATGAAAAATTTGAAAAAAGTTTCAAGAAAAGAATTGAGAACAATTAAAGGAGGTTATAGAAAATGTAGTGACGGCTGTAATGAAGAAACTGAAATATGCTGTGCAGGAGTATGCAGAATAGGTGTAGATAATCCAAATTTCCCAGGAATGCTTGTTTGCCCTTAA
- a CDS encoding DUF6759 domain-containing protein: MKKFFPSVFIILALSSCEATHYRTTNNSVKSTQPTSSGMRNSSANQTELEYQTLIKTYKSETAAVLTDLLNGSEDSPNTSITVENNSRCNMVLTISGNNYFKKIPIGANKIGSAMVPKNQNYNISGMVCNSVYNQTKFISSSYNVTLSN, from the coding sequence ATGAAAAAATTTTTCCCTTCAGTTTTTATCATTCTTGCTTTAAGTAGTTGTGAAGCCACCCATTACAGAACGACAAACAATTCTGTGAAGAGTACGCAGCCTACTTCTTCAGGTATGAGAAATTCATCAGCTAATCAGACTGAATTAGAATATCAGACTTTAATAAAAACATATAAATCGGAAACAGCAGCCGTTCTAACAGATCTTCTAAATGGTTCTGAAGACAGCCCGAATACTTCGATTACAGTTGAAAATAATTCGCGCTGTAATATGGTTCTTACGATCAGCGGTAACAATTATTTCAAGAAAATTCCTATTGGCGCCAATAAAATAGGTTCTGCAATGGTTCCGAAAAACCAAAACTACAATATTTCAGGAATGGTTTGTAATTCAGTTTACAATCAAACAAAGTTCATCAGTTCATCTTATAATGTGACGCTTTCTAATTAG
- a CDS encoding DUF6759 domain-containing protein, with protein sequence MKKILLVISTTLLVCCNSASVQNHPQNILESKNIAEIENYLKTAHPDDPKRSVLKSKLIALKNSEWTKGKKDAKPMVARPIISEISNNLMKNSNTAETEEFKRLIASTPAEHKDKTVKLLNAMFNEDISSKEVILLFKNNSDCNIVLRIQGKDFYNLAVPAKGENSIVINKGNYTLTSHVCDVLYSSQKDIRKSIFLTINNPVQTENKAMLGSK encoded by the coding sequence ATGAAAAAAATTCTGTTGGTTATTTCAACAACACTTCTCGTGTGCTGCAATTCAGCAAGCGTACAAAACCATCCGCAAAATATATTAGAAAGTAAAAATATTGCTGAAATTGAAAACTACCTGAAAACAGCTCATCCCGATGATCCCAAAAGAAGCGTACTAAAATCCAAACTGATTGCTTTAAAAAACTCGGAATGGACTAAAGGAAAGAAAGATGCCAAACCAATGGTTGCAAGACCTATTATTTCTGAGATTTCTAATAACTTAATGAAGAACTCTAATACAGCGGAAACAGAAGAATTTAAACGTCTGATTGCCTCGACGCCGGCTGAACATAAAGATAAAACCGTAAAACTTCTTAATGCGATGTTCAATGAAGATATCAGCAGCAAAGAAGTTATTCTTTTGTTTAAAAATAATTCGGACTGTAATATCGTTTTAAGAATTCAGGGAAAGGATTTTTACAATTTGGCAGTTCCGGCGAAAGGTGAAAACTCAATTGTTATCAATAAAGGAAATTATACACTTACAAGCCATGTTTGTGATGTTTTATATTCTTCTCAGAAAGACATCAGGAAAAGTATTTTTTTAACCATTAATAATCCGGTACAAACTGAAAATAAAGCAATGTTGGGAAGCAAGTAA
- the rpsI gene encoding 30S ribosomal protein S9, with amino-acid sequence MSTVHKIGRRKTSVARVYVKPGTGNITVNGKDAKEYFSTDVMVYKLNQPFILSETVGQYDVTVNVFGGGNTGQAEAIRLGISRALCEINAEFRLALKPAGLLTRDARMVERKKPGQKKARKRFQFSKR; translated from the coding sequence ATGTCTACAGTTCACAAAATCGGAAGAAGAAAAACTTCTGTAGCAAGAGTTTATGTAAAGCCAGGAACTGGTAACATTACAGTAAACGGTAAAGATGCTAAAGAATACTTCTCTACAGATGTAATGGTTTACAAATTAAACCAACCATTTATCCTTTCTGAAACTGTTGGTCAGTATGACGTTACCGTAAATGTATTCGGTGGTGGAAATACAGGTCAGGCAGAAGCTATCAGATTAGGTATTTCAAGAGCTTTATGCGAGATCAACGCTGAGTTCAGATTAGCATTGAAGCCTGCTGGTTTACTTACAAGAGACGCAAGAATGGTGGAAAGAAAGAAGCCAGGTCAGAAAAAAGCAAGAAAGAGATTCCAATTCTCAAAACGTTAA
- a CDS encoding DUF3667 domain-containing protein — translation MSHGKIREDKTCLNCGHHVEERFCPHCGQENTEPKQPFHYLFTHFIEDFTHYDGQFWKTIKYLLTRPGRLTKEYLAGKRQLYVAPVKLYIFISFITFFLPTLFSGSEEELSEQDKKEQILKEKEQNDKITKFTDSLKYSIQKNQLKEEKPFEQNKDIKITQINGNSIETDALGMTEDGKMSILGATTMKQYDSLSIRNQDKKPVYAFMKPFAKKIFHFQERGLKKDEIFDKFKETMVHTLPKALFVYLPIFAFFLWVFHNKKKWWYFDHGIFTLHYFSFLLLGILIMIFISHLASFLPDNNFFSILGFLFYSAAIIYMLVYFFAAHHRVYENARSISVVKGILLFIVNLFGLFCMFLILMYVSFITMH, via the coding sequence ATGAGCCACGGAAAAATTAGAGAAGATAAAACGTGTCTTAACTGCGGACACCATGTTGAAGAAAGATTCTGCCCTCATTGCGGACAGGAAAACACGGAGCCCAAACAACCGTTCCATTATCTTTTCACTCATTTCATTGAGGATTTCACCCATTATGACGGGCAGTTCTGGAAAACCATAAAATATCTGCTCACGCGTCCCGGGAGATTAACTAAAGAATATCTTGCAGGAAAGCGACAATTATATGTGGCTCCCGTAAAACTATATATCTTCATCAGTTTTATTACTTTTTTCCTTCCTACTCTATTTTCAGGTTCAGAAGAAGAACTTTCAGAACAGGACAAAAAGGAACAGATTTTAAAAGAAAAAGAACAGAACGATAAGATTACAAAATTTACGGACAGTCTGAAATATTCAATCCAAAAAAATCAACTGAAAGAAGAGAAACCTTTTGAACAAAATAAAGATATAAAAATCACTCAAATCAATGGAAACAGCATTGAAACAGATGCATTAGGAATGACAGAAGACGGCAAAATGAGCATTTTGGGAGCGACAACGATGAAGCAGTATGACTCTCTAAGCATCAGAAATCAGGATAAAAAGCCTGTATATGCGTTTATGAAACCTTTTGCGAAAAAAATATTTCATTTTCAGGAACGGGGATTAAAGAAAGATGAGATTTTCGACAAATTCAAGGAAACCATGGTACATACACTTCCAAAAGCATTATTTGTCTATCTTCCTATTTTCGCCTTTTTTCTTTGGGTGTTTCACAATAAAAAGAAATGGTGGTATTTTGATCATGGTATTTTTACACTTCATTATTTTTCCTTTTTATTATTGGGCATCCTGATTATGATATTCATTTCACATCTCGCATCATTTCTGCCGGATAATAATTTCTTCAGTATTCTTGGATTTTTATTCTATTCAGCAGCAATTATTTATATGCTGGTGTATTTTTTTGCAGCACATCACAGAGTTTATGAAAATGCCCGAAGCATAAGCGTTGTAAAAGGAATACTTTTATTTATTGTAAATTTATTCGGGCTTTTCTGTATGTTCCTTATATTGATGTATGTAAGTTTTATAACAATGCATTAA
- the rplM gene encoding 50S ribosomal protein L13, with protein sequence MNTLSYKTVSANKATANKEWVVVDAEGQPLGRLASTVAKILRGKHKTNYTPHVDCGDNVIVLNAGKVTLSGNKWNDKTYIWHTGYPGGQKSMTAAELQKKDSLKVLEKSVKGMLPKNRLGAAILKNLYLYEGTEHKHEAQQPKTINVNEFK encoded by the coding sequence GTGAATACATTAAGTTACAAAACTGTTTCAGCGAACAAAGCTACTGCTAATAAAGAATGGGTTGTGGTAGACGCTGAAGGACAACCGTTGGGAAGACTAGCTTCTACGGTTGCAAAGATTTTGAGAGGTAAGCACAAAACGAACTACACACCTCACGTAGATTGTGGTGATAACGTAATCGTTTTGAACGCTGGGAAAGTAACTCTTTCCGGAAACAAGTGGAACGACAAGACTTATATCTGGCATACAGGTTACCCTGGTGGACAGAAGTCTATGACTGCGGCTGAACTTCAAAAGAAAGATTCTTTAAAAGTATTGGAAAAATCAGTAAAAGGGATGTTACCTAAAAACAGACTTGGAGCTGCGATCCTTAAGAATCTTTACTTATATGAAGGAACTGAGCACAAACATGAAGCTCAACAGCCTAAAACAATTAATGTTAACGAATTTAAATAA
- a CDS encoding DUF6759 domain-containing protein → MKKLFIFFSMTLCIILSAQSKGKDYSEILKSKNIYEINAFLRDAHPDDPRRSVLKPRVMEMMKEYIKNAQPGDQKVKQMQDWLAMLKRRPSTKISFDEMNAIIKQKQIAKYQKELQVGQSAVVYTPSNPKNVYIAPASSATPSVNPKPAEAIPDREASEFNMLMAENPAEHKNKTVKILNSLFDNDPNAKECIVMIENKSDCNIIVRMEGIGTTKYRLPVPSHGDNSIVVQKGDYLFTSIVCGAQYASQKTIQKPLMVALGSSARK, encoded by the coding sequence ATGAAAAAGCTATTTATTTTTTTTAGTATGACTCTGTGCATCATTCTTTCTGCTCAGTCGAAAGGGAAAGATTACAGTGAAATTTTAAAAAGTAAAAATATTTACGAAATTAATGCTTTCCTGAGGGATGCCCATCCTGATGATCCGCGGAGATCTGTCCTGAAACCCCGCGTGATGGAAATGATGAAAGAATATATAAAAAACGCACAGCCCGGAGACCAGAAAGTAAAGCAGATGCAGGACTGGCTGGCTATGCTGAAACGACGTCCCTCAACCAAAATATCTTTCGATGAGATGAATGCCATCATCAAACAAAAACAGATTGCAAAATATCAGAAAGAACTGCAGGTTGGACAATCTGCGGTAGTTTATACACCAAGCAATCCAAAAAACGTTTATATCGCTCCTGCTTCATCTGCTACACCATCTGTAAACCCGAAACCTGCTGAAGCAATTCCTGATAGGGAAGCTTCAGAATTTAATATGCTTATGGCAGAAAATCCTGCAGAGCATAAAAATAAGACCGTAAAGATCCTGAATTCTCTTTTCGATAACGATCCTAATGCGAAAGAATGTATCGTGATGATAGAGAATAAATCCGACTGTAATATTATTGTACGTATGGAAGGAATCGGCACTACAAAATACAGACTTCCTGTGCCTTCGCACGGAGACAATTCGATCGTGGTACAGAAAGGCGATTATCTTTTTACAAGTATAGTATGCGGAGCCCAGTATGCATCACAGAAAACGATTCAGAAACCTTTAATGGTGGCTTTGGGCAGTTCTGCCAGAAAATAA